Proteins encoded in a region of the Bombina bombina isolate aBomBom1 chromosome 12, aBomBom1.pri, whole genome shotgun sequence genome:
- the LOC128642798 gene encoding ficolin-1-B has protein sequence MRGPTAQTLLALTIWVTLIGCSAGATCPDVKFIGVRNSSEKMAFLRGCPGIPGIPGVQGPMGRAGTSGIKGERGDQGLKGEKGATGVPGVSDLGVAKNCKELLDQGASQNGWYTIYPPQDSPITVMCDMETDGGGWIVFQRRMDGSVDFYRDWNSYKRGFGNQWGEFWLGNDNIHLLSSIGTFEMRVDLTDFDNNQSYALYKNFSISGESQNYTLQLGSFHGGNAGDSLFNVHKNRAFSTKDRYHNEDAKGCAVSYKGAWWYNSCHNSNLNGLYLKGENKQKGMGINWSSLKRSTYSFKVSEMKFRPQT, from the exons ATGAGGGGACCTACTGCACAGACACTATTGGCTCTGACCATTTGGGTTACACTAATTGGTTGTTCTGCTGGGGCCACCTGTCCAG ATGTGAAGTTTATTGGAGTCAGGAACTCCTCAGAAAAGATGGCATTTCTGAGAGGATGCCCAGGGATACCTGGAATACCAGGAGTTCAAGGACCAATGGGACGAGCAGGAACATCTGGAATTAAAG GAGAAAGGGGGGATCAAGGATTAAAGGGTGAAAAAG GAGCTACAGGAGTCCCTGGTGTGTCAGATCTTGGAG TGGCAAAAAACTGTAAGGAGCTTCTGGACCAGGGTGCTTCACAAAATGGCTGGTACACGATATATCCACCACAGGATTCTCCAATAACAGTGATGTGTGACATGGAAACGGACGGAGGTGGCTGGATA GTATTTCAGAGACGTATGGATGGATCAGTAGATTTTTACAGAGACTGGAATTCCTACAAGAGAGGGTTCGGCAATCAGTGGGGCGAGTTCTGGCTGGGGAATGATAACATTCATCTACTCTCCTCCATTG GTACATTTGAGATGCGTGTTGACCTTACAGATTTTGATAACAATCAAAGTTATGCCTTGTACAAAAACTTCTCTATTTCTGGGGAATCACAGAACTACACACTACAGCTAGGTAGCTTCCATGGAGGAAATGCAG GTGACTCTTTGTTTAATGTGCACAAGAACAGAGCATTTTCCACTAAAGACAGGTATCATAATGAGGATGCTAAAGGTTGTGCAGTGTCATACAAAGGTGCCTGGTGGTACAACTCATGTCATAATTCCAACCTGAACGGGCTGTATCTGAAAGGTGAGAACAAACAAAAAGGAATGGGCATAAACTGGTCATCTCTCAAACGAAGCACATACTCATTCAAGGTGTCTGAAATGAAGTTCCGACCACAAACCTAA